In Variovorax sp. J2L1-78, the following are encoded in one genomic region:
- the rpmC gene encoding 50S ribosomal protein L29, translated as MSKAAALREKDVAGLQTEIKDLQKAHFGLRMQKATQQLSNTSTLRVTRRDIARAKTILAQKSQETAAK; from the coding sequence GTGTCGAAGGCTGCAGCACTGCGCGAAAAAGACGTCGCCGGCCTGCAGACTGAAATCAAGGATCTGCAGAAGGCGCATTTCGGCCTTCGCATGCAGAAGGCCACGCAACAGCTGTCGAACACCTCGACGCTGCGCGTGACACGTCGCGACATCGCTCGCGCCAAGACCATTCTTGCGCAGAAGTCGCAAGAGACCGCCGCCAAGTAA
- a CDS encoding TlpA disulfide reductase family protein, with protein sequence MKKFIPVAALAIALAAGAGVYLSTGVSAAPASTFVLLDGSKKTTDDLKGKVTLVNFWATSCVTCVGEMPKVIATYDKYKAQGYDTLAVAMSYDPPSYVVNFAETRKLPFKVAIDNTGAVAKAWGDVALTPTTYIVNKRGEIVKRYVGEPDFAELHKLIEKLLAEA encoded by the coding sequence ATGAAAAAATTCATCCCTGTCGCCGCCCTTGCGATCGCCCTGGCCGCCGGCGCAGGCGTCTACCTGAGCACCGGGGTCTCGGCCGCCCCGGCATCGACCTTCGTCCTGCTCGACGGCAGCAAGAAGACCACCGACGACCTCAAGGGCAAGGTGACGCTGGTGAATTTCTGGGCCACCAGCTGCGTGACCTGCGTGGGCGAGATGCCCAAGGTGATCGCCACCTACGACAAGTACAAGGCACAAGGCTACGACACCTTGGCTGTGGCCATGAGCTACGACCCGCCGAGCTACGTGGTGAACTTCGCCGAAACGCGCAAGCTGCCCTTCAAGGTCGCAATCGACAACACCGGTGCCGTCGCCAAGGCCTGGGGCGATGTGGCACTCACGCCGACGACCTACATCGTCAACAAGCGGGGAGAGATCGTGAAGCGCTACGTGGGCGAGCCCGACTTCGCCGAGCTGCACAAGCTGATCGAGAAGCTGTTGGCCGAGGCCTGA
- the rpsC gene encoding 30S ribosomal protein S3 codes for MGQKIHPTGFRLAVSRNWSSRWYASNKDFAGMLAEDIKVREYLKKKLKNASVSRVMIERPAKNARITIYSARPGVVIGKKGEDIENLKRELGKQLGVPVAVNIEEVRKPEIDAKLIADSITQQLEKRIMFRRAMKRAMQNAMRLGAQGIKIMSSGRLNGIEIARCEWYREGRVPLHTLRADIDYGTSEAKTTYGVIGVKVWVYKGDTLGRNDLPAVETPRPDDERRPRGPRRDGRPGGDRPGSDRRGPGPRAGARGPIGGNTAPADGSDKPAEATGAAAPGADAPKPAVKRVRKAAPAAAADGAKTE; via the coding sequence AATCCACCCCACTGGCTTCCGCCTTGCGGTCAGCCGTAACTGGTCCAGCCGCTGGTATGCCAGCAACAAGGACTTCGCCGGCATGCTGGCGGAGGACATCAAGGTGCGCGAGTACCTCAAGAAGAAGCTCAAGAACGCGTCGGTTTCCCGCGTGATGATCGAGCGTCCCGCCAAGAATGCGCGCATCACGATCTACTCGGCACGTCCGGGCGTCGTGATCGGCAAGAAGGGTGAAGACATCGAGAACCTCAAGCGCGAACTCGGCAAGCAGCTGGGTGTGCCGGTCGCAGTGAACATCGAAGAAGTGCGCAAGCCGGAAATCGATGCCAAGCTGATCGCCGACAGCATCACGCAGCAGCTCGAGAAGCGGATCATGTTCCGCCGTGCCATGAAGCGTGCGATGCAGAACGCCATGCGTCTGGGTGCCCAGGGCATCAAGATCATGTCGTCGGGCCGCTTGAACGGCATCGAAATCGCCCGTTGCGAGTGGTACCGCGAAGGTCGCGTGCCGCTTCACACGCTGCGCGCCGACATCGACTACGGCACCTCGGAAGCCAAGACCACGTACGGCGTCATCGGCGTCAAGGTCTGGGTCTACAAGGGCGACACGCTGGGTCGCAACGATCTGCCGGCCGTCGAAACGCCGCGTCCTGACGACGAGCGCCGCCCCCGCGGTCCGCGTCGCGATGGCCGTCCGGGTGGCGACCGTCCGGGTTCGGACCGTCGTGGTCCTGGCCCCCGCGCCGGTGCCCGCGGCCCGATCGGTGGCAACACCGCGCCGGCCGATGGCAGCGACAAGCCCGCAGAAGCCACCGGTGCAGCCGCACCGGGTGCAGACGCCCCGAAACCCGCCGTTAAGCGCGTCCGCAAAGCCGCGCCAGCTGCAGCAGCTGACGGTGCCAAGACCGAGTAA
- a CDS encoding DUF4197 domain-containing protein, with translation MKRRNFSSACLAVPASLVLLATQRAHALSLGDLSAADASGGVKAALEKGATVAVSLLGRPDGFLGNPKVRIPLPGYLEDGSKVLRMMGQGSRIDELVTAMNRAAEQAVPAAKDLLINAVRTMSVTDAKGILTGGDNSVTQFFAEKTRAPLTERFLPIVSAATVKVKLAEKYNKFAGKAAGFGLVKKEDANLQGYVTGKSLDGLYLVIGEEERKIRQDPVGSGSAILQKVFGALR, from the coding sequence ATGAAACGCCGCAATTTTAGTTCCGCCTGCCTCGCCGTGCCGGCCTCTCTGGTATTGCTCGCCACGCAGCGCGCCCACGCCTTGTCGCTCGGCGATCTCAGTGCCGCCGATGCCTCGGGCGGCGTCAAGGCTGCGCTCGAGAAAGGCGCCACCGTCGCGGTGAGCCTTCTGGGCCGGCCGGACGGCTTCCTCGGCAATCCCAAGGTGCGCATTCCCTTGCCCGGCTACCTGGAGGACGGCTCGAAAGTGCTGCGCATGATGGGCCAGGGCAGCCGCATCGACGAACTGGTGACGGCCATGAACCGCGCCGCCGAGCAGGCGGTGCCCGCCGCCAAGGACCTGCTGATCAACGCCGTGCGAACCATGAGCGTCACCGATGCGAAGGGCATCCTCACCGGCGGCGACAACTCGGTGACGCAATTCTTCGCCGAGAAGACGCGCGCGCCGTTGACCGAGCGCTTCCTGCCTATCGTGAGCGCTGCCACCGTGAAGGTGAAGCTCGCAGAGAAGTACAACAAGTTCGCCGGCAAGGCCGCGGGCTTCGGCCTGGTGAAGAAGGAGGACGCCAACCTCCAGGGCTATGTCACGGGCAAGTCGCTCGACGGTCTGTACCTCGTGATCGGCGAGGAAGAACGCAAGATCCGCCAGGACCCGGTCGGCAGCGGCAGTGCGATCCTGCAGAAGGTGTTCGGCGCCCTCCGTTGA
- a CDS encoding peroxiredoxin, whose amino-acid sequence MIKVGDSLPSVTLMEYSEVEGEGCSIGPNAVDVTKAAAGKTIAVFALPGAFTPTCSAKHVPGYVQHFDDFKAAGVDEIWCLSVNDAFVMGAWARDQKTGTKVRMLADGSADFAKATGLTLDLTGRGMGLRSNRYSMLVKDGKVASLNVEAPGKFEVSNAETLLAQAKG is encoded by the coding sequence ATGATCAAAGTCGGCGATTCCCTCCCCTCGGTCACCCTCATGGAGTATTCGGAAGTCGAAGGCGAGGGCTGCAGCATCGGGCCGAATGCCGTGGATGTCACGAAGGCCGCGGCCGGCAAGACGATTGCCGTGTTTGCCCTGCCCGGTGCCTTCACGCCCACCTGCTCGGCCAAGCACGTGCCCGGCTACGTGCAGCACTTCGACGACTTCAAGGCCGCGGGGGTCGACGAGATCTGGTGCCTGAGCGTCAACGACGCCTTCGTGATGGGCGCCTGGGCACGCGACCAGAAGACCGGCACCAAGGTCCGCATGCTGGCCGACGGCAGCGCCGACTTCGCCAAGGCGACCGGCCTGACGCTCGACCTCACCGGCCGCGGCATGGGTCTGCGCAGCAACCGCTACTCGATGCTGGTGAAGGACGGCAAGGTGGCGTCCCTCAATGTCGAGGCGCCGGGCAAGTTCGAGGTCAGCAACGCCGAGACGCTGCTGGCCCAAGCCAAGGGCTGA
- a CDS encoding cytochrome b/b6 domain-containing protein: protein MTPPAPSPAMPDPGMARTRIWDLPTRLFHGLLAVTVTGVLITGWTGVMEWHFRLGYAVLALLLFRLVWGFVGGRWSRFAAFVHGPRSVVAYLRGQAHPDHLVGHTPLGALSVFAMLAMLALQVATGLVADDAITYAGPLAHTVSGAVSSLATGWHAEWGKWVVLALIVLHLAAVLYYAVVRRHTLVAPMITGDKLFPSATPVAPSRDGAGSRWLALVLFAGCVAVATWISTIRP, encoded by the coding sequence ATGACGCCTCCCGCCCCCTCCCCCGCGATGCCGGACCCCGGCATGGCGCGCACGCGCATCTGGGATTTGCCGACTCGGCTGTTCCACGGGCTGCTGGCTGTGACGGTCACCGGGGTCCTGATCACCGGCTGGACCGGCGTGATGGAGTGGCATTTCCGCCTGGGCTATGCGGTGCTGGCGTTGCTGCTGTTCCGGCTCGTGTGGGGCTTCGTCGGTGGACGCTGGTCGCGCTTTGCGGCCTTCGTCCACGGGCCGCGTTCGGTCGTGGCCTATCTGCGGGGCCAGGCGCATCCGGACCATCTCGTCGGCCACACCCCGCTGGGCGCACTCTCGGTCTTCGCGATGCTGGCCATGCTGGCTCTCCAGGTCGCGACCGGCCTCGTGGCCGACGACGCGATCACCTACGCGGGACCATTGGCGCACACCGTGTCGGGGGCGGTGAGCAGCCTCGCGACCGGTTGGCACGCCGAATGGGGCAAGTGGGTCGTGCTCGCGCTCATCGTGCTTCATCTGGCGGCGGTGTTGTACTACGCCGTGGTGCGTCGCCACACGCTCGTGGCGCCGATGATCACGGGCGACAAGTTGTTTCCGTCGGCCACGCCGGTGGCGCCCAGCCGCGACGGTGCCGGCTCGCGCTGGCTAGCCCTGGTCCTGTTTGCCGGTTGCGTGGCCGTGGCGACCTGGATCAGCACCATTCGCCCATGA
- a CDS encoding GNAT family N-acetyltransferase, translating into MSFSPSRPLPLAGAPDIVLLTPDDPAALAATRSIFLEYASGLGIDLCFQNFDHELESLPGDYAEPRGALLLALVDAGAHEAPGTPALTLSDGRAAHVAGCCALRPLDTADYPNAAEMKRLYVRPGFRGLGLGRRLAESILDAGRAAGYACVLLDTLDDMESARALYEDLGFTEVPPYYHNPIAGSHYLKVEL; encoded by the coding sequence ATGAGCTTCTCGCCCTCCCGCCCCCTCCCGCTGGCTGGCGCGCCCGACATCGTGCTGCTCACGCCGGACGACCCGGCAGCGCTCGCGGCCACGCGATCGATCTTCCTGGAGTACGCGTCGGGACTCGGCATCGACCTGTGCTTCCAGAACTTCGACCACGAACTGGAGAGCCTCCCTGGCGACTATGCCGAGCCTCGAGGTGCGCTTTTGCTGGCCCTGGTCGATGCCGGTGCGCACGAGGCACCCGGCACGCCAGCGCTGACCTTGTCGGACGGCCGGGCCGCCCATGTGGCCGGTTGCTGCGCCTTGCGGCCGCTGGACACCGCCGACTACCCGAATGCCGCGGAGATGAAGCGGCTCTACGTGCGCCCGGGCTTTCGCGGCCTGGGGCTCGGACGCCGCCTGGCCGAATCCATCCTCGATGCGGGACGTGCCGCGGGCTACGCATGCGTCCTGCTGGACACGCTGGACGACATGGAATCCGCGCGGGCGCTCTACGAAGACCTGGGCTTCACCGAGGTGCCGCCCTACTATCACAACCCGATCGCGGGCTCGCACTACCTCAAGGTCGAGCTGTAG
- the rplP gene encoding 50S ribosomal protein L16 — translation MLQPARRKFRKEQKGRNTGVATTGNSVAFGDFGLKCTDRGRLTARQLEAARRAISRHVKRGGRIWIRVFPDKPISTKPAEVRMGNGKGNPEYYVAEIQPGKIVFEIVGVPEELAREAFRLAAAKLPLRTTFVARQLGA, via the coding sequence ATGCTGCAACCTGCACGTAGAAAGTTCCGCAAGGAACAAAAGGGCCGCAACACCGGTGTTGCGACCACGGGCAATTCGGTCGCCTTCGGCGACTTCGGCCTGAAATGCACCGACCGCGGCCGTCTGACGGCGCGCCAACTCGAAGCGGCACGTCGCGCGATCTCGCGTCACGTGAAGCGCGGTGGCCGCATCTGGATCCGCGTGTTCCCCGACAAGCCGATTTCGACCAAGCCGGCCGAAGTGCGGATGGGTAACGGCAAGGGCAACCCCGAGTACTACGTCGCGGAAATCCAGCCCGGCAAGATCGTGTTCGAGATCGTCGGCGTGCCCGAAGAACTCGCCCGCGAAGCATTCCGCCTGGCCGCTGCCAAGCTGCCGCTGCGTACCACCTTCGTCGCGCGCCAGCTCGGCGCCTGA
- the rpsQ gene encoding 30S ribosomal protein S17 yields MTEAKKSLKRTLIGKVVSDKREKTVTVLVERRVKHELYGKIVAKTSKYHAHDEKGEYHLGDTIEITESRPISKTKNWVVTRLVEKAALV; encoded by the coding sequence ATGACGGAAGCTAAAAAATCCCTCAAGCGCACCTTGATCGGCAAGGTCGTGAGCGACAAGCGTGAGAAGACCGTGACCGTGCTGGTCGAGCGCCGTGTGAAGCACGAGCTCTACGGCAAGATCGTGGCGAAGACCAGCAAGTACCACGCCCATGACGAAAAGGGCGAGTACCACCTGGGCGACACCATCGAGATCACCGAAAGCCGGCCGATCTCGAAGACCAAGAACTGGGTCGTGACCCGCTTGGTCGAGAAGGCCGCCCTGGTCTGA
- a CDS encoding c-type cytochrome — translation MIRLATLACAVTLAVSALPALAQPQKFDKPEDAIKFRQATLKELQQNFKRVADMASGRDAFNAKVADESAARVAELIKQPWPAFGPGTEGGKARPEVWTEQAKFQDLAGKAQGEMVKLAAAAKTGSLDAIKAAIGPAGASCKACHDSFRAR, via the coding sequence ATGATTCGCCTTGCCACCCTCGCATGTGCCGTGACGCTTGCCGTCTCGGCGCTGCCTGCCCTGGCCCAGCCGCAGAAGTTCGACAAGCCCGAGGACGCGATCAAGTTCCGTCAGGCCACCTTGAAGGAACTGCAGCAGAACTTCAAGCGGGTCGCCGACATGGCGTCCGGCCGCGACGCCTTCAACGCCAAGGTGGCCGACGAGAGTGCCGCTCGTGTGGCTGAACTCATCAAGCAGCCGTGGCCGGCGTTCGGCCCCGGCACCGAGGGCGGCAAGGCGCGCCCGGAAGTCTGGACCGAGCAGGCGAAGTTCCAGGACCTGGCCGGCAAGGCGCAGGGCGAGATGGTCAAGTTGGCCGCCGCCGCCAAGACCGGCAGCCTGGATGCCATCAAGGCCGCCATCGGACCGGCCGGCGCCTCCTGCAAGGCGTGCCACGACAGCTTCCGCGCGCGCTGA